A DNA window from Loxodonta africana isolate mLoxAfr1 chromosome 7, mLoxAfr1.hap2, whole genome shotgun sequence contains the following coding sequences:
- the LOC135231788 gene encoding olfactory receptor 9G19-like, producing MEEKNFTEVKELIILGFTVSSRLQRGLFFIFLVIYVISLLGNITLISLICADSRIHTPMYFFIGNLSFLDLWIYTQKIPVTCISEDKSISLLACLAQFLFSAGLGYSECYLSAMAYDRYVAISNPLLYSQAMSPRLCTSLVAASYLGGFISSIIITSETFTVNFCGNNIIDDFFCDLPPLVKLACDVDSSQAVLYFILATSVITPTVVILASYLFIIASVLKIRSTQGCLKAFSICGSHLTAVTLYYGSILFIYCRPSTSYALEWDKLVSVLCTVVFPVLNPLIYSLRNKDVKDALKKMLDRAKFS from the coding sequence ATGGAAGAGAAAAACTTCACCGAAGTGAAGGAGCTCATAATTTTAGGGTTCACAGTCAGCTCGAGGTTACAGAGAGGGCTCTTTTTCATCTTCCTGGTCATTTATGTCATCAGTCTCTTAGGAAACATCACCCTGATTTCTCTGATCTGTGCTGATTCACGGatccacacacccatgtatttcTTCATTGGGAACCTGTCATTCCTGGATCTCTGGATCTATACCCAGAAGATCCCAGTGACCTGCATCTCTGAGGACAAAAGCATCTCTTTGCTGGCTTGTCTGGCTCAGTTCCTCTTCTCTGCTGGGCTGGGATACAGTGAGTGTTACTTGTCTGCCATggcttatgaccgctatgtggccatttccAATCCCCTGCTTTATTCCCAAGCTATGTCCCCAAGGTTATGTACCAGTCTTGTTGCAGCTTCATACCTTGGTGGCTTTATTAGCTCAATCATCATCACCAGTGAAACATTTACCGTGAACTTCTGTGGCAACAATATCATTGACgatttcttctgtgatcttcccCCACTTGTGAAGTTGGCATGTGATGTGGACAGTTCCCAGGCTGTGCTATATTTCATACTTGCCACCAGCGTCATTACTCCCACTGTAGTCATCCTTGCCTCCTACCTCTTCATCATTGCCTCTGTCTTGAAGATTCGTTCCACCCAAGGCTGCCTCAAGGCCTTCTCCATTTGTGGCTCTCACCTGACAGCAGTCACCTTGTACTATGGCTCCATTCTCTTCATTTACTGCAGGCCAAGCACTAGCTATGCTCTTGAATGGGATAAATTAGTGTCAGTGCTCTGTACTGTGGTGTTTCCAGTGTTGAACCCCTTGATCTATAGCTTAAGGAATAAAGATGTCAAAGATGCCCTGAAGAAAATGTTAGACAGAGCAAAATTTTCTTAA